A stretch of DNA from Oryzomicrobium terrae:
CCGGGCCGCCACATCGGCCATGCAGTCGAGGGCGCCGTAGAGGGCCAGTTCGGTCCACGTTCCGAGGCGGCGCGGGCGCTGGCCCAGGCGGGCCACCAGGCGCGCGTGCCAGTCTTCCGGCAGGCCGCAGCTGCGGCCGGTGATCTGCCATAGCCGGTGGCGCGGTGCGGGGGGATGAGCGCTCATTGCGCCGCCTCCTTGTCGCCCCGCTCGTCCCGCTCGTCCTGCTCGTCCAATTGATCCAGCACCAGGGCGGCGTGACCGCCGCCAAAGCCGAGGATCAGGGCCAGCACGTGGCGCGGCGGCGTGGCCGGGGGCGTGGCGCCGTCGGCCAGGGCGACGCCCCGGGCGGCTAGTTCGGGGTCGATGGGCCAGTCCCGGGGCGGCCGCACGCCCGCTTCCAGGCAGGCCGTGAGCAACGCCAGCTCGGCGGCGCCGGAGGCGCCCAGGGTGTGGCCCAGGGCGGCCTTGAGGGACACCAGGGGCGGCAGGGGGGCAAAGCGCTCGGTCAGCACGGCGGCCTCCACCGCGTCGTTGCCCGGGCTGCCGGCCGCCTGAACCTTGATCAGGCCGATGTCGGCGGCCTTACGGCCAGCCTCGGCCAGGGCCGTGTCGATGGCGCGCTCGATGGCCGGAGCCACGGCGCCGGCCGGATCGCTGCCATCCACCACCCCGGCCAGGCCGGAAACCGCCCAGCGGGTGGCGGCCGTGGCATGGCGGGTCAGGTACAGGGCGGCCACCGCCTCCCCCAGCACCAGGCCGTTGCGCGCGGCGCCGAAGGGCCGCGCCCCATCCGGCGAGAGCAACTGCATGGCGGCAAAGCCGGCCAGGGTGAAACGGTTGGGCAGTTCGACCCCGAGCACCAGGGCCGACGCCCAGGGGCCATTGACGAGCAGGTCCCGGGCGGCGGCCAAAGCGTTCATCGCAGAGGTGCACGCCGTGGCCACGGCAAACACCGGCCCCCGCCAGTCGAGCCAGGCGGCGATGCGCTGGGCGAATTCGTGGCAATCAGTGTCCGGTCGCGCGGCCAGGCCCTCCACGGCACCGACGTTGCTCGACGACGAGGCGACGAACAGGGGGCCGTCGCGGCCCTGGGGGCCGGCCTCGGCCACGGCCTGGCGCACCAGGCGGCGGGCCCGGGCGTACCAGGCGGCATCGCCGTCCCGGACATCGGCCGGGTCGGCCGGATCGGTGCAATCGGCAGGACGGGTGGAATCGACCGGAAAATCGGCCGAAAAATCGATCGGATCGTCAGGAATGGCCCGGTAGGGCCAGACCTGGGCATCGCTCCCCTCCCCCAGTGCGATGTGCGCCGTGGCGCCCGGGCGGCCGGCGGCCAGGGTCGCCAGGGCTTCGGCCAGGTTAGCGCCCAGGGACGACACCAGCCCGCGCCCGGCGATGTACAGGGGCGCCGGAGCCATGCTCGCAGGGGCGGCGGACAGGGCAGAGGTGGCGGAAGCCGGCATATCCCGCTGTCCCTCAGGCCAGGCTGGGCTCGGCGGCGGCAAGGCGTTCGGCGAGGTGCTCGGCCAGGGTGGCGAGGCAGGCCAGGGCGCGGCGGGTTTCCTTGCTGTCGGCCATACGCACGCCGTAGCGGCGCTGGATCGCCATGGAAATCTGCAGAGCATCGAGGGAATCCAGCTGGAGGCGGGATTCGGGGCCGAACAGGATTTCGTCCGGGGCGATGCCGCCAGCCGGCTCGGCCTTGTCGGCGGCATCGAGCACCAGGGTTTTCAGTTCAGGGATCAAGGCAGCAGTCATGACACGGTTTTCCGGCTGAAGAGAAAGCGCGCGGCCAGCAGCATGGCCGCGGCAAAAAGGGCCAGACGGCCGGTCTGGGGCAGCACCTGGACCAGGCCGCCGCCGCGCACCAGCGCTTCCACCAGCCCGTCCAGGGCCCAGTTCATGGGGGACAGGGCGGCCACCCGCTGCATCGCCGCGGGCATGATGAAGGTGGGCACCATGATGCCGCCCACCGCTGCCATGAGGATATTGATGACCGGGCCGATGGCGTTGGCCTGGGCATGGCTGCGCACCAGGCAGGCGACGCACAGGGCCAGGCCCACCGCCGCCGCGCTCACCGCCGCCAGGATGGTGGTCAGGGCGGCGATGCTGACCCCGGCCAGGGACAGGCCATCGCCCCCCAGCAGTGGCATCAGCCAGACGCCCACGGCCAGCATCAGCAGGGCCTGGACGGCATTCACGGCGAAATAGGGAATAGCCTTGGCCGCCACCTGGATGCCATCCGGCACCCCCAGGGCGGACAGGCGCAGCAGGGTGCCGTCGGCCCGCTCCTGCACCAGCAGGTTGGCCATGGCCGCCACTACGAAGAACATGCCGAAGATCAGCCAGGCCGGGACGCTGTGCTGCACCGCGGTGAGGCGCCCGCTCCTGCCGGCCTCGCCCGCTGCGCCGCCACGCTCGGTGGCGATGAAGCGGTCGATCTCCGCCGCCCCGGCCGGGGCCAGGCCCATGAAGCGCTCCATCAGGAACTGGGCGCGCACCTCCCCCACCAGGGCCGCCACCTGGGCGGCGGTGACGCGCTGCACGCCTCCGTCCAGGCCGGGCTCGGTGACCAGGCGCAGGGGCGGCGCCGCCGGCGCCTGGGGGGCGGCCACGGTGGCGGAAAAATCGTCCTCCACGACCAACACATACTTCAGCCGGTTGCCCGCCAGGGCGGCGCGCCAGTTCTCGGGCAGGGGCCGGGGCTGACCATGGCGTTCGGCCCAGCGGTCGACGAACACCGTGGCGGCAGCGCCCCGGTCGGCCTGGACGATGGCGTAGCCCAGGGTATCGGCGGGGGGGTTGTAGGCGTTCTTGAGGGCCAGGGACATGACCACGATGAACAGCAGGGGCATCAGGAACAGGGCCCCCAGGCCGTGCAGGTCGCGGCTCAGGGCGAGGAATTCCTTGCGGATCAGGGCGGCGAGCATGGTCAGTCGCGCAGGGTGCGCTGGGTCAGGGTGAGGAACAGCTGTTCCAGGGAGCACTCGCCATAGCGAGCCTGGCGCACCTCACCCCCGGCGGCAGCCACGGCGGCCAGGGCCAGGCCGGGATCGGCGCCCGCGACCAGATCGACGATGACCCGTCCGCCCTCTTCCCGCACCGTACCGAACGGCGCCAGGGCAGCGGCCAGGGTCGGGGTCGTCAGACCGGCGGCCTCGACGCGCAACTGGCGGGCGCCCTCGGCGCGCAGGTCGGCCAGGGGGGCGTCGCGCAGCACCTGGCCGTGGTCGAGGATGGCCACCCGGTCGGCGATGGCCTCGATCTCGTCCATGTAGTGGGAGGTGTAGATGATCGCCGCGCCGCCGTCGGCGAGGCGGCGCACGGCGTCGAGCAGGAAGGCCCGGGACTGGGGGTCCACGCCGACGGTGGGCTCGTCGAGAACGATCAGTTCCGGCTCGGGCAGCAGGGCAATGGCCAGGTTGAGGCGGCGCTTGAGCCCGCCAGAGAGGCGCGCGCCGCGCTGGCCGGCAAAGCGCTCCAGTTGGGCGAAGGCCAGGCAGGCGGCAACCCGTTCCCGCGCCCGGGCACCGCTCAAGCGGGCGGCGCCGGCGAAGCAGGCCAGGTTCTCGGCCACGGTCAGGGCGGGAAAGAAGGCGTATTCCTGGGGCGCCACGGCGATGCGGGTGGGAGCCTGGCGGCGCACCTCGGTCAGGGGCACGCCGTCGATGGCGATCGCGCCCTGCTGGATCGGCAACTGGCCGGACAGGTGGGAGATCAAAGTGGTCTTGCCCGCGCCGTTGGGGCCGAGCAGGCCCAGCACCGCGCCCCGCCCGGCGGCCAGGGACACCCCGGCCAGGGCCGGCGCGGAGGCGCCGGGATAACGGTAAGCCAGGTCGCAGACTTCCAGCATGGACGGCATGGGGAGGATCGCCCCGGCGCTCAGAGGGCGCCGCGCAGGTCGCGGAAGAAGGCGGCTTCCCGTTCCGCCTGTTCGCGCAGCAGGACAGCCAGGGCAGCCGGATCGAACACCTCGCGCCCCTTGAGCATGCGTGCGGCGCGCAGGGCGAAGACGCGCCAGTGGTCGCCAATGGTCAGCAACCGGGCCGAGAACTCGGCCAGCAGCGGCTTATCGCACAGTTCGGCGGCTTCCTGAAGGAAGGCAGCGTAGAGGAAGCGGAAGCCGGCACCGCCGGTGCCGATCTCTTCCTGCATGCGCACCACGTGGCCGACGAAGGCGGCACTGGCCGGGGCCTGGGGGTCGAGGGCGGCGATGCGCTTGGCCAGCAGGCCGATGGCCCGCACCCCGACGATGGGCACCGGCGCCAACATGGCGCGGGCGGTGCGGCGGATGGCGGCGAGCACGGCCTGGGGATCGACCCCGTCGCGCTCGACGCCCAGCACCCGGTAGAGCAGGCCCTTGGGTGCCAGCAGGCCCTTGGCGAAGCGGGCCCGGGCCAGATCGGCGCGGGAACAGCGCTGGGGCGTCTCGAACACCGGGTCGCTGATCAGGTAGTCGTCCCCTTCCCGGCCGATCACCAGCAGGTTGTGGCCGTTAAAGTGGAAGCGCATGTCCTCGGGGAAGTAGGACAGCCAGAACACCGAGGTTTGCAGCCCCACCACCTCGCCGGCGTCGAGCAGCTGGTCGAGGCGGGCCTGGCCCGCCTCCGGGCGGCGGAAGGTTTCGAACGACAGCTTCAGCCCCAGGGGCTTGGCCAGGCCGCGGATGATGGCCCGGGGCGGCATGCGGTAGGCGATCAGGGGCAGGCCCTGGAGTTTGACGAAGGGCAGGTAGGCGAAGGCCAGGGCGCCGGACAGGCCGAAGGCCATGGCCTCCGACAGGGGGAGGCCGGCGTGGCTGACCAGGGTCGAAATGGCGCCGCTCTCGCAGTGGGCGGCGTGACGGTGCTGGAAGGCGACCGAGGCTTTGGCAGAGGTGGGCAGCGCGGCGTTCATGGCAGGCGGGTCAGTTGGTCCACGGTCAGGCCCAGGGCGTCGGCGTAGCGGGCCAGTAGGGCGGGCGTGAGGCGGGAGAACACTGCCGGACGCAGGTGGCGGCGCACCCGCCAGCGCCACAGGCCGCTGGCCTGGGCGAGCAGGGCCAGGTCCATGCGTTGGGCGTACATCCAGTACTCCAGGGGCGAGGCCGTCCCGGCGACGACCCTGGCCCGGGCCTCCTCGGCCTGCTGGCGCAGGGCGTCCACCGCCTGCAGGGTGACGATCTCTTCTACTTCCCAGCCTTGCGACGGAGCGGTGACGATGCGTCCCTGGGCGTCCCGGGCGTAGAGGGCCTTGCGCAGCCCGGCGTGGGTGCGGTTGCCTTCCTGGGGAACCTGGTCGAATTCCATCAGACCGCTTCCAGGTACACGAAGCCGCATGAGAAACGGCCGCTTTCCGGCACGTACATGAGGATGCGCTGACCCTTCTCGATGCGGCCGCTCTTGAACAGCTCGTCGAGCATGATGTAGGGCGAAGCGGAGCCGGTGTTGCCCTTGTCCGACAGGTTGGTGAACCAGCGTTCCCGAGGGACCGGCAGGCCGATTTCGACCAGGCGCCGCTCCAACTCGTCGGCGAAGAACCAGGACGACATATGGGGCAGGAACCAGTCGATACCGTCCGCCGTCAGGCCGCGCTTGGCGGCGATGGCGGCCAGGGGCTCGGCGAAGGTGGCGGTACCGATGTTGTCGTTGAGCAGGCGCACGTCCTGCTTCACGGCAAAGATCGACTGGGCACCCCAGGCATCCGCCGAATAGCGCAGCCAGCCCTTGAGGCCGCCATCGGCGGTCTTGTCAGCGCCGGCGTACATGCAGGCGGGCAATTGGTGGGCTGCCGACGACAGGTCGATCCAGTGGATGCGCAAGGATAGGGGCCCGCGGGGTTGGTTTTCCAGCAGCATGGCGCCGGCGCCATCGGAGAGCATCCAGCGCAGAAAGTCCTTTTCGAAGGCTAGTTCGGGGCGCTCTTCCAGGGCCGCCACCTTGTGCTCGGCCTCGGCGTCGAACAGCTGGGCGCGCAGCAGGGGCGAGGCCAGTTCGGAGCCGGTGGCCACGGCGCGGCGGGCCTCGCCGGCGCGGATCGCCAGCCAGGCGTGCTTGAGGGCGGCGGTGCCGGCCAGGCAGATGCCGGCGCAGGAGACCACTTCCAGGCGCGGCCATTTCAGCTCGCCGTGCACCATCACCGCGTGGTTGGGCATCAACTGGTCGGGCAGCGTGGTACCGGTGGCCAGCACGTCCACCTGCCCCGTATCGCCCAGGCCCTCGATGGCGCGCACGGTGAGCTGGGCATTGGTCATGGCCGGCTCGCCGGTGGCCCGGTCGATGGCGTAGTGGCGGCTCTTGATGCCGTTGCTGCGCAAGACGACGCGCCGGGCCCGGGAAGGCTTGCCGCCGACCATACCGAGGACCTGCTCGATCTCGTCGTTGGACACCGGATCAAACGGCAGGTAGGCGGCGGTGCGGGTGATGAAGACGTCAGTGCTCATACTGGGAAAGGCGCTCGCGGCCGGAGCCGGACGGTTGTTCGAAATGGGTTTTCAGGGCCGCCAGGCGGCGCCGGAACAGGGGGCGCAGCAGGGTTTGCAGGGCCAGGCTGGCGGGGACCACGGCGATGATCGCCGCGATCAGGAAGAGCATGTAGGCGATCAGGGCTGGCCCCCGGCGCAGCGCCCCGGGTGGTCCCACCCAGCGCAGCAGTTTGCCCCACAGGAAGAAGCTGCGGGTACCGACCCGCTCGCTGACCAGCAGGCGCGGGTCCGCCTCGACGGCACCCAGGCCCGCCAGCAGCGGGCCGCTGCCTTGTTCCTCATCGCGCAGCAGCGCGTCGCGCAGGGCGCGGCCGAAGCGGGCGGCGGCGGCCACGGTGGGGGCGTCGATCCCGGCCGGCGGCAGGCCGAGCCAGGCATCGCGCCGGCCGGTGAACATCCAGCGCGGCGTGGAAATCAGGGTGGCCAGGGTCGGTCCTGGATCGGTCAGGGCCACATGGTCGAGGTGTCGGGCGCCAAGGCGGGCCAGACGGGCTTTCATCTTTTCCTGGGCGAGCAGCCACATGTTGCGGCAGGCAACCACGGTGACCACCGGTTTTCCGGCGAGCAGCCGGGCGGCCAGGGGATGGGCGAGAAAGCCCTGGATCGGCAGGGACGGCGCCAGGAACCATACCTGGTAGGGCAGGATCACCAGATCGAATGCCTCGTCCCCGCGGAGCCCGAGGGGCGCTAGCCGGGGCGGCACCTGGTGGGCGCTTTCAGGAAAAACATCGAGAAAGCGAAAAAATGGCCAGGGAAACGGGTAGGCGGGTTCCGGCTGCAGTTTTTCGACGTGGACGGCAAAGCGATCATCGGCCAGCAAGGGGGCGATGATCTGGGCGGTAACCGCTGAAAGCTGACCGCTTTGCGAATAATCGACCACCAAAACCCGTTTGCGGGGAGCTTCGGCGGCAGAAACAGGATTAGCCACGGAAAAGATCAAGAATTCGGGAAAGTGAGCGCCATCGACGCCGGCAAAATGCCGACGTGAAAAAGCCGGGAGTCTAGCATTTCTGCCACTCTCCCGGCTCTTTGATTGCCGCGGCGCCGTGCATGAAACTGGACGACACCGGGAAATTTTTATTCCCGTTCGATTCGCACAGGCGGATCGGGCGGAAATGACGGACCGTTACTTCTCGACGAAGGCCCGTTCGATGACGTAGTGGCCCGGATTGTTGTTGCGCGACTCCTGGAAGCCGCGGGCATCGAACATGGCGCACAGGTCCTTGAGCATGGCCGGGCTGCCACACAGCATGATCCGGTCATCGTCCAGGTTGAGCGGGGGCAGGCCGATGTCCTCGAACAGCTTGCCGGTCTCGATCAGGTCGGTGATGCGGCCCTGGTTGCGGAACTCTTCGCGGGTGACGGTGGGGTAGTAGATCAGCTTCTTGGCCACTTCCTCGCCGAAGAACTCGTTCTGCTGCAGGTCGCCGTCGATGAAGTCGCCGTAGGCCAGTTCGCTCACGTAGCGCACGCCGTGCACCAGAATCACCTTCTCGTAGCGCTCATAGACTTCCGGGTCCTTGATGATGCTCATGAAGGGCGCCAGGCCGGTGCCGGTGGACAGCAGGTAGAGGTGCTTGCCCGGCAGCAGGTTGTCCATGATAAGAGTGCCGGTGGGCTTGCGGCTGACCAGCAGTTCGTCGCCGACCTGGAGGTGCTGCAGGCGGGAGGTCAAGGGGCCGTCCGGCACCTTGATGGAGAAGAATTCCAGATGTTCGTCGTAGTTGGCGCTAACGATGCTATAGGCACGCATCAGGGGCTTGCCCTCGACCTGCAAGCCGATCATGACGAAGTGGCCGTTCTCGAAACGCAGGCCGGCGTCGCGCGTGGTGGTGAAGCTGAACAGGGTGTCGTTCCAGTGATGGACGGACAGGACGCGTTCGGTGGAGATGTTGGACATGGCGAAAAAGGAATAAGCCGGCCGCGTTTACGGCCCAATGAGAAAAATTCGCAGCGAGTCTACCACTTTTTACTGACTTCGGGCTGCCCCGGTTTTCCACAAGCCCTTGAGCTTAAAAGAGAAACCCCCGGAAAGACCAAGGTTTTTCCGGGGGTTTCTTGATTTTCGTCAGGGAAATCAACCGATCATCTTACCGGGCAGCCAGGTGATGATGCCGGGGAAGGTATAGATCAGGATAACCGCCAGGCACATCAGGACAAAGTACGGGATGGCGTAGCGGGCAATCTCGGTAATCTGCCGTCCGGTCATGCCTTGCAGCACGAACAGATTGAAGCCCACCGGCGGCGTGATCTGGGCCATCTCGACCACGATCACGACGAAGATCCCGAACCACACCAGATCGATCCCCGCCGCCTGCACCGTGGGCAGCAGCACTGCCATGGTCAGCACCACCATCGAAATGCCATCGAGGAAACAGCCGAGCACGATGTAGAACAGGGTCAGGGCCAACAGCAGCGCCAGGGGGGACAGATTCAGGGACGAGATCCACTCCGCCAGGTGGCGCGGCAGGCCGATGTAACCCATGGACAAGGTGAGGAAGGCCGAGCCAGCCAGGATCAGGGCGATCATGCAGTACAGCCGGGTCGCCCCCATCAGGCTGGCGAAGAAGTTCTCCCGGGTCAGGGATTTCTGGAAAGCGGCGATGATCAGGCTACCCACCACGCCCAACGCTGCGGCCTCGGTGGCGGTGGCGATGCCGAAGTAGATCGAACCAAGCACCGCAGCGATCAGCAGGATCACCGGGATCAGGTTGCGCGAGGCATCGAGTTTTTGCAGGAAGGTGGTACGCGGACCGGCCGGGGGGATCTTGCCTGGGTTGAGCAGTGCCCAAACGATCACCCAGCCCATGAACAGCCCAGCCAGGAGCAAACCGGGCAGCACACCGCCGATGAACAGCTTGGCGATCGACACCTCCGCCGAAACGCCATAGACGATCATGAT
This window harbors:
- a CDS encoding beta-ketoacyl synthase N-terminal-like domain-containing protein gives rise to the protein MPASATSALSAAPASMAPAPLYIAGRGLVSSLGANLAEALATLAAGRPGATAHIALGEGSDAQVWPYRAIPDDPIDFSADFPVDSTRPADCTDPADPADVRDGDAAWYARARRLVRQAVAEAGPQGRDGPLFVASSSSNVGAVEGLAARPDTDCHEFAQRIAAWLDWRGPVFAVATACTSAMNALAAARDLLVNGPWASALVLGVELPNRFTLAGFAAMQLLSPDGARPFGAARNGLVLGEAVAALYLTRHATAATRWAVSGLAGVVDGSDPAGAVAPAIERAIDTALAEAGRKAADIGLIKVQAAGSPGNDAVEAAVLTERFAPLPPLVSLKAALGHTLGASGAAELALLTACLEAGVRPPRDWPIDPELAARGVALADGATPPATPPRHVLALILGFGGGHAALVLDQLDEQDERDERGDKEAAQ
- a CDS encoding ABC transporter permease — its product is MLAALIRKEFLALSRDLHGLGALFLMPLLFIVVMSLALKNAYNPPADTLGYAIVQADRGAAATVFVDRWAERHGQPRPLPENWRAALAGNRLKYVLVVEDDFSATVAAPQAPAAPPLRLVTEPGLDGGVQRVTAAQVAALVGEVRAQFLMERFMGLAPAGAAEIDRFIATERGGAAGEAGRSGRLTAVQHSVPAWLIFGMFFVVAAMANLLVQERADGTLLRLSALGVPDGIQVAAKAIPYFAVNAVQALLMLAVGVWLMPLLGGDGLSLAGVSIAALTTILAAVSAAAVGLALCVACLVRSHAQANAIGPVINILMAAVGGIMVPTFIMPAAMQRVAALSPMNWALDGLVEALVRGGGLVQVLPQTGRLALFAAAMLLAARFLFSRKTVS
- a CDS encoding ABC transporter ATP-binding protein — encoded protein: MPSMLEVCDLAYRYPGASAPALAGVSLAAGRGAVLGLLGPNGAGKTTLISHLSGQLPIQQGAIAIDGVPLTEVRRQAPTRIAVAPQEYAFFPALTVAENLACFAGAARLSGARARERVAACLAFAQLERFAGQRGARLSGGLKRRLNLAIALLPEPELIVLDEPTVGVDPQSRAFLLDAVRRLADGGAAIIYTSHYMDEIEAIADRVAILDHGQVLRDAPLADLRAEGARQLRVEAAGLTTPTLAAALAPFGTVREEGGRVIVDLVAGADPGLALAAVAAAGGEVRQARYGECSLEQLFLTLTQRTLRD
- a CDS encoding BtrH N-terminal domain-containing protein, whose translation is MNAALPTSAKASVAFQHRHAAHCESGAISTLVSHAGLPLSEAMAFGLSGALAFAYLPFVKLQGLPLIAYRMPPRAIIRGLAKPLGLKLSFETFRRPEAGQARLDQLLDAGEVVGLQTSVFWLSYFPEDMRFHFNGHNLLVIGREGDDYLISDPVFETPQRCSRADLARARFAKGLLAPKGLLYRVLGVERDGVDPQAVLAAIRRTARAMLAPVPIVGVRAIGLLAKRIAALDPQAPASAAFVGHVVRMQEEIGTGGAGFRFLYAAFLQEAAELCDKPLLAEFSARLLTIGDHWRVFALRAARMLKGREVFDPAALAVLLREQAEREAAFFRDLRGAL
- a CDS encoding beta-ketoacyl-ACP synthase III, with the protein product MSTDVFITRTAAYLPFDPVSNDEIEQVLGMVGGKPSRARRVVLRSNGIKSRHYAIDRATGEPAMTNAQLTVRAIEGLGDTGQVDVLATGTTLPDQLMPNHAVMVHGELKWPRLEVVSCAGICLAGTAALKHAWLAIRAGEARRAVATGSELASPLLRAQLFDAEAEHKVAALEERPELAFEKDFLRWMLSDGAGAMLLENQPRGPLSLRIHWIDLSSAAHQLPACMYAGADKTADGGLKGWLRYSADAWGAQSIFAVKQDVRLLNDNIGTATFAEPLAAIAAKRGLTADGIDWFLPHMSSWFFADELERRLVEIGLPVPRERWFTNLSDKGNTGSASPYIMLDELFKSGRIEKGQRILMYVPESGRFSCGFVYLEAV
- a CDS encoding dialkylrecorsinol condensing enzyme, whose protein sequence is MANPVSAAEAPRKRVLVVDYSQSGQLSAVTAQIIAPLLADDRFAVHVEKLQPEPAYPFPWPFFRFLDVFPESAHQVPPRLAPLGLRGDEAFDLVILPYQVWFLAPSLPIQGFLAHPLAARLLAGKPVVTVVACRNMWLLAQEKMKARLARLGARHLDHVALTDPGPTLATLISTPRWMFTGRRDAWLGLPPAGIDAPTVAAAARFGRALRDALLRDEEQGSGPLLAGLGAVEADPRLLVSERVGTRSFFLWGKLLRWVGPPGALRRGPALIAYMLFLIAAIIAVVPASLALQTLLRPLFRRRLAALKTHFEQPSGSGRERLSQYEH
- a CDS encoding ferredoxin--NADP reductase, translated to MSNISTERVLSVHHWNDTLFSFTTTRDAGLRFENGHFVMIGLQVEGKPLMRAYSIVSANYDEHLEFFSIKVPDGPLTSRLQHLQVGDELLVSRKPTGTLIMDNLLPGKHLYLLSTGTGLAPFMSIIKDPEVYERYEKVILVHGVRYVSELAYGDFIDGDLQQNEFFGEEVAKKLIYYPTVTREEFRNQGRITDLIETGKLFEDIGLPPLNLDDDRIMLCGSPAMLKDLCAMFDARGFQESRNNNPGHYVIERAFVEK
- a CDS encoding TRAP transporter large permease, whose protein sequence is MDILIAAGLIVLLLVFLVGGVWIGLSLTAVGYLGMLAFTPRPPGDAMAVTIWGSGSSWTLTALPLFLWMGEILFRTRVSEDMFKGLAPWLERLPGRLLHTNIIGCTIFAAVSGSSAATCATIGKITLPELQKRGYPDSLALGTLAGAGTLGLLIPPSIIMIVYGVSAEVSIAKLFIGGVLPGLLLAGLFMGWVIVWALLNPGKIPPAGPRTTFLQKLDASRNLIPVILLIAAVLGSIYFGIATATEAAALGVVGSLIIAAFQKSLTRENFFASLMGATRLYCMIALILAGSAFLTLSMGYIGLPRHLAEWISSLNLSPLALLLALTLFYIVLGCFLDGISMVVLTMAVLLPTVQAAGIDLVWFGIFVVIVVEMAQITPPVGFNLFVLQGMTGRQITEIARYAIPYFVLMCLAVILIYTFPGIITWLPGKMIG